Below is a genomic region from Gadus macrocephalus chromosome 14, ASM3116895v1.
CTGCCCTGACTGGCTAGGCTAGGAGACGtctaggctaggctaggagacggctagctaggctaggctaggagaCAGCTAGGCCAGGAGACGGCTAGCTAGGCTAGGAGacggctaggctaggctaggaggctgctaggctaggctatgAGACCTAAGCTAGGCTAGGAGACGGCTAGCGCGTCAGAGTCGCGGTGGGAGGCGCTCGGGGCGGCGCGCTGCGCTCGGACGCGCCGCGCGGAGGCGGCATTGCGTCACTAACATGTAACATGGCAGTGGCCATGCACTTCTTTCCAAACATTGTGGGCAAGCTGTCCTTTAGTGGAAGAATATGAACATTTGGATCATTTGCGCTCTTTATACTATATTAACAGGGCCAATAGTGTGCCAGTGTAGTCACGTAATAAAGTAATTTATATGGATTGGTAAAGTTATTCaatttatgtgttttttgttatcccttgaagagtgtgtgtgtgtgtgtgtgtgtgtgtgtgtgtgtgtgtgtgtgtgtgtgtgtgtgtgtgtgtgtgtgtgtgtgtgtgtgtgtgtgtgtgtgtgtgtgcgagagggagagagagtctgtccgcgcgtgtttgtgtgatttaTAAAACAATTGCAAATGTGTAATTGACAACCCGATTAGGACGCTTGCCATTTGCCAGCATCATGAGTTTCAGAGCGCAGCCTGGAACGCTCAGTTGCTTTAATAAGCCAAAGCACAGAGCGCCCGCTGTGGACTATCCACGATTACAGTAATACCGCCTGCGAGCGGTATTTAGCTAATTGTATGACGTATGACGCCTTTGATAACGACCCCAGGTTTGGCGCCCTGCCTCTATGCCAAGATTACTTTTTAACAAAATATTGAGCAGCCTCATTTTGTCTGCCCTTATCCATACGCACCAGATACATGTTTACGTGTTATACGTGTTTGTTTATCTGtgagatatttatttgtatacgCTTATTTACTTGTTGTATGAAGGcctatttatgtttatttatgaaCCAAATTAAAACGTGTTCTTTCTTCTGCTTTCAATTTGTATGAACTCCAAACTCCACGCAGCCTATGCTTTGGTTTCAGCTGAAAGAAATGTACTATAATTCATATTGCACATATTAAAGACAACATCAATGCTAATTCTCTGTGACTTTTTGCAACTTGTTAGTTGTAGTTCGacattagggttagggctagggttaactCAATCATAAAACATATTTGGTATAAGTAATTAAGTCATGTCAAAAACCTTTATCAATGCtattttattttcaactaaATCAAAAATTCTTCAAAGGTTCAAAAGTTCAGATTCAGGACCAGCAACGTGTTGGAATAGAGGCGTCATCAGATGATGAGTTCTCTGTGTTTGACGAGGAAGAGTGTGAAggtcagcgaggaggaggaggaagggctgAGGCCTCCGGCTCAGCCTCATGGGAGAGATGAACACAGATGAAGTGGATCTGTAAAACTGTCCCCTAATCCCACCTTTCTAATCACAGGAGACTAGCCCTGGTGGGCTGGGGGCCCCGCCTGGACACAGGAGGGACGGGGTTCATTCAGTGACTACACAAACACGTATCGGTCAGAAACATCACACAGTCAGACGCACATGGACACACTGCAGTGCTGAGGAGGTCTGAGAGGTTGAACACAGTCCTCGTTCCTCAACGCAGGAGCTGTCTGGCAACAGATACATCTTGCTCTAACGGGTCACGGTGAGTCACTGTCCAGTGGATCCAGGCAACGTTCTCATCTTCAAAACATTAGCTACAGAAATGCTTAAAGACAAGTCAATGTATTTACACGTTTCATTCGGATTTTCATCAAAATGTCTGCCTCATAAGAAAACAAATGAGGACgttatcagacagacagacagagatacagagagagtgagagagaaagagagatagtgaAATATAAAGATAgttagatagacagatagatagagacaaacatacacatagtTAAAGTGTGATAGGTGATGTTTCATATTTGACCATATGTTACATACCTCTTCATCTGAAAGTGGATTTCTGGACCAGCAGGAAGCAGCCATTATAGAATAGATGCATGCGATGATGTGGTCGTTAGGCCCGGCCGGGACAGAGGCTGATAGGGGCCATTAGGGCCTCAGTGGGCCAGGGTACTTTGCGTTGTGGGCACGCTGATTATAGGTAACACAGAGCAGATGGGTCGGGCTCACGCTCGCTATTCATTAGGTGTTTCAGGATGTGGCGGCCCAGCAGGCGGATGGGGCCGGGCCTTGCAGCAGGAGGGAGTCCTCTGACACTGGGTAATTGATGGGCAGGCTGCCTCCTAACCAGATCTAATTTAGGAGCCCTTGGAGACCGGGAGGTCTGTGAGCCAGGAGACCTGAAGACCCAATGCTCTGGAGACCGTAATGCAGCAAGATGAAGACGACTATATGGACGTGGAACAACTCGTACTGCTGCAAAGGATCAGCTGTTCATTCAGCTGTGAGTGCTGGGGCGGGCGGATACAAGTTTAACACTGGATCACCACATCTGTGTGGATACAAAGCATCTGTGGAAATCCGTCCTTTGCTTGAATCTGTTCAACTTACAGGTCGCAACGACAACACAAAAGAGGAATAAAGCGAATATTCTACATCGAAATTGTTCCTATCAGATGAAATTGACAAAAAAAAGTCAACGAGACTTGACCACCTCAAATAGTTTGCTTTGGAAGGCAGTACAAACGGCCATGGGGGGGTTTTATCAAGACGGTTCAACAAGGGGGCTCACCaggtagagcgcgtaccatataggcgcagcgacccgggttctagtcctgcccgtggtcattGGCTGCAATTGGCTCCCATACCtccctgtctatctcactctataataaagcattaaaatgcaaaaataaatcttaaaaaaataaaaaaaagacggTTCAACCAGACAGCACAGACCCCTCGATACAAACCACTTGACGCTCCAGCAGTGAAGCTGTGGGCTTGCTATGAATATCTTATACACTGACCTCCAGTCACAACACATTGTCCTTTTCTATAATGGCACAAAAGCAACACACTTGAACAGACACATTTGTCATTGCTGTATTCATTAATAACAGTAGCAATACTTTAGGGTCGATTTTACGGCTTTCTGCATAAAAACTAGGTTTAAACTCCAACTGAGCGAAACCCGACTCAGCAGTTCCAGGAATGCTGTGATTCACCCTTTGCTCCTCCCTTACATGAAAGGCTCTCTTATTGCACCATTAATTCCATGCTTGATAGTAAGTGTTGCTCAATAAAGCTTAAGCATTCACTGAACCATGCAATCATTAGCACATTCACCACCATCCTGTAGCTATTTCCCAGCCCACCAAGGAGAGACGCCCCAGAACACGCCTCAGCACGGCCGGGAGATCAGGGTTCACCAGCACCAGGGTGAACTCAGGGTCGGGAGGTAGGCTGCTAGTTTAATTAATGAGCAGTGTTGGTAATAACGCCGTTTAAAAGAACGCCGTTACGTATaccgttattttttcagtaacggggtaTCTAACTAATTACTATTTCCGCCGTTACCGTTACTATACGAAAAATGCAGTGCGTTACCAGTGGTGGGTATGCattacaagtaacgcaaatgagtaaaaaagtaaattttTCGGGTAACGAGTGcttttcacgttccttttttaagtctgtaattttcctcttactcaagtaaatatttgatttaaaattctactctttactcaattacattttccattgtgcCTTCATTAAAATGAGTATTTTGATAAAGACATTATCTTCATTGACTCTACAagcgtacacgttagcgacgcACCCTCCCTAGGTTGCAACATTGTTGCAATTCCATAGCCGAGGAGACGAGTcgacgccccgtgcccactacctccgtcagttgtccgttgcccattgactttgaatggggacggtcgcgcaatgcattgtggatccgtccgttgacttggagcgttcgccaccgtcaaaaagttgaaaaatgttcaactttttcggccgcgacggatccgtcatccaatcagatcgcgtatgcaaatttaagcactgtgacgcgactcgggctctgacgatactggaaagcgggaaagcgggtcatcttgcctcgcaacaagcaggaagaagcgggaagaacccggcgaagcgatttgattggctgacggttgcctcttcaaagactactcccccatccgtcagccacgccttcctacgtccgttgactgacggtgcagtgggcacgaggcgtatgtatttttcattgatccaagcactccaatacaaaaatttaaagtaacttgtaatttgagtaactttacaacaaagtacttttttactcttactcaagtaggttttccaattggaatatttacttttacttgagtatagattttcagtaggctactctacccaccactgtgcgttactatgaaatgattgaataaactacaaaatccaaacgcacccctggctccaaacacaaactagtgaggagaccggggtggattaacaacgagataagcgattatgattggctaaggcagagtcatgtttcatggtagccaatcggagccagtgttttttACACACAAATCAGGACACgcgcgacacacacacgcaaacgcacacgcaaaACCGATtagatgaagcagcagaaatggcgagtccggagcaatccgatgaaaagttggcatttACTGTAGTATCtggcagatgttccacagcctttgcaaccaagcaaattgaAATCCAGGCCCCATCCACACTAACCAGGGTAAATGTAAAAACGCACATCCGCAATGAAAATGATCTccgtccacactatcgttttcagaatgttttgcatccacgttccacactgaaattattttgataaacagttgttgtcatggttataGTCGCGCGATCAGATGATATttacagttgatcagctggttaatcATTTTCGACCCGGTCTTGTCCAGAAACGCCGCTCCAAATAGGCTACGGTTTGAACTGTCGtctttcgttgttttttttatatgtttgaCTCAATATGAGTAatatagagtaattcagttactaactcagttactttttggaacaagtagtgagtaactataactaattacttttttaaagtaacgttcccaacactgttAATGAGCCAGGAGACATGAAGACCCAATGCTCTGGAGGTCGTAATGCAGCAAGATGAAGACGACTATATGGACGTGGAACAACTCGTACTGCTGCAAAGGATCAGCTGTGAGTGCTGGGGCGGGGGGATACAAGTTTAACACTGGATCACCACATCTGTGTGGATATACAAAGCATCTGTGGAAATGCTTGAATCTGTTCAACTTCCCAGCCCACCAAGGAGAGACGCCCCAGAACACGCCTCAGCACGGCCGGGAGAACAGGGTTCACCAGCACCAGGGTGAACTCAGGGTCGGGAGGTAGagcaaggtgtccctgagcaaggcacctcatcctaactgctcctgacgagctggctgtcgccctgcgttgTTGACTCAGCCATTCATGTGTGCTTGAATGgctgaatgttaggcaatattgcaAAGCGCTTTGAGTAGCCACTGGTTAGTAAAGTGCTGTATaactgcagtccatttaccatttaccaaaTGGGACTTCTGTCTCAGACCAGTGTTCACCAGCACCAGGGTGAACTCAGGTTAGTGTTGCTGCTGTCTCCAGCTGACTGCACTCAGCCTCCAGAGATGGACCTGTAGGTTTTGTAGCTTCCGACTGACCTTCCTCTCTGTTGATTCTGCAGCCTATTCTCTGGTCGTCGCTCAGCGCTCACACAATCAGGTTTCTATAAACGGCATAatgaggggtgagagagaacaAGGGTGAGAGACGGATAGCTTTGGAGAACAGGATGTGGAAGAGttgggatggggaggagggattcggtagagaaaaaaaatccagaatggATAGATACCTGTCTGCACAACCATTAaccatcagtgtgtgtgcacatgtgtgtgtgtttgtgtgtgtgtctgtacatgtttgtgtgatgtgtgtgtacgtgtttgtgtgtatgtgtgtgcatgtgtgtgtatgtgcacacttctttgtgttattgtgtgtgtctgcgcttctgtgtgtgtgtgtgtgtgtgtgtgtgtgtgtgtcaggccatGTGATTCTGCAGACATGATGCTAATCATGACCCTCTTCCTAATCTCCCCCTGCGTGAGGTGTAtgcaccctcctcctcccccctcctcctcctccctcgccggctttctcccccctctctctctctccctctctctcacccttcccttCCCAGGCGCTTTACTCCCTCCTCACTACacctccgccccccccacctTGGACTGATAAATAGCACAGCGTGATTCGCTGCCTCGCAAACTAGACGATCAATCCAGAGCCCCACAGATCCACGCTCGGCCAGCGCTCAGACCCTCCGACGCGTGTCTCCCCTCAGTTCCTCAGCTTCCTCATCTCCAGTCTCCTTCCATCAGGTCCGTCCAGCGGCCATGTTCCCTCAGAAGCCGGAGGGGCCCCTGCCCCGGCGGGGCCGGTCCTTCGACTCGGTGAACACGGGGTACGAAGACAAGCAGATCCACAACGAGGTGAGGAGCCGGGGGGCCTCGGGGCTGGTGTTTGGTTCCTTTAGGACTCCACTCTGACCCCTGGACACGCGGGACTAAATGGAATTAGGGACAAAATGATTGAGTCATGTTCTTGGTTTATTCTCTTCTTGTTTGAAATCAGATCATGTGAGGAGTGACTTTTACTCTTTTGGAGTGGTACCCGTGGTTGAAGACTGGTGACTATAGTAGCCGGTCTGTTGTTTCATTGCACCAACCGGGCTGTGGACGTCCGTGTGTGACTCACAGGCTGAGCCACCTAAATCTGGATGAGGGTCCATCCAATAATCATTTTGCTCTGTGAAATAGGTTACCAAACACTAATCATCCCTGAAATTGATGTATTGTTATTGTGTAATAATATGCATAACAATCTTATCCCTTTGACTATgctgatttctttttttttacctaaaATGCAAGAAGGAACTGATCAAAAGATTTGGCTAATTCATTTCCATAAAAATTCCGTCCATCGATCGAACCCCTCATGGTTCACTTCAGACATCGTGTACGTCAACCGGCTGAGAACGGAATGCAGCCCAGGTGTTGTTGCTAACACCCAGGTCTAATCCCTCGTCGGCCACCGGGATTAGAGGGACACTATCATTAAAGCTGCCTCCTTCTTCAATGAGATGGCCACGCACACCTCGGTCCATGCAGGAGAGGAACCGGCCTGAGGAGGCACGCGCAGACCCTGGGGGCTGGCGGGTCAAGCACCCTGGGGCTGGCACGACCGTGGGGCTGGAAAGCCGTTCTCCAGAGGGGATTAGCGTCACGTGGTTCCACTCCTGGCCGCGGGGAGCGGAGAGCTGCATGcttattttctatttgaataACTTGAGGTGTATGAGGGTCTGGTCGTGTGTTAGTGACGGTGCCTCCGGGCTCAGACCACAGAGGTGATGGGTCTCgtagcgacccgggttcgatgtCACCGGTGGTCTGATGCTATTAGTAATTCCCTGTCTTCTTTGACCCACTGTCCTCCTCACAAAGACATGAAAAGATcctacaaatatataaaaaaaatgatacaTTAAGATATTATTGTGATTGTTTTATACAATGGAAAAGGTCAtctttgcatttattttgttcCGACAGAGTAAGAACCCGATCTTTAATTTTGTACTGAACTCTTGCCCTTAAATTTAATTTCTTTGAACAGCAGCTGAAATGTGTTTTTACAACAAGAAATGtaaactaacaaatgtacttTGCAAATGCTAGTTATCCCCTTGTGTGTTTTCCTTTCTTTATACGGAAACCGTGCATCTGATCTGTTTCTGACACCTTCATCCTGTGTACGGCCTAATCCCGTTCCTCTCTCCCAGATAAACAAAGTGACGTTCGGTAAAATCGAGGAAAACAAAGACAACAAGACGCGGAGCCCCTCCCCAGACTGCCCCAACAGCTCCGCCAAGGGCCGGGCGGCCATCGTGTTCTCCCTGAAGAACGAGGTCGGGGGCCTGGTGAAGGCGCTCAAACTGTTCCAAGTAATTACGCAAATGTTAAACTCATCCATTCCATCTCCTCCAACTCCATGTGACAATCCCCCGGAGTCGAGCCGTCGTCACTCATATCTGTCAGCCGCTCCGCCGTCCCCCAGCCCCAGGCCGCCGCTACATGCATGTTTTGTGTCACATCTGTGCAGGACAAACACGTCAACCTGGTCCACATCGAGTCCCGCAAATCCAAGCGCAGGAATTCAGACTTTGAGATCTTTGTGGATTGCGACAGCAACAACGAGCAGCTCAAGGAGCTGACCCACTTACTGCGGaaacacaccaacattgttGAGATGGACCCGCCGGACGAAAGCGCCGTGCTGGAGGAAGGTAAAAAATTATATGATTCACCCTGTTGACCACCTCAGACCGCCTGGCTCAGGGAAGGCTGATGAGCTTGAGACAAGGCCAAATCATTGTTTACGATAAATGCCTTAATATCTCCAAACACAGTGATCACCGTGGTAATGCACACTGAACTACACACTGTGATACACACTGGACTACACACTGCGAAACACACTGTGAGGCACACCTCAATACACACTGGAATCAACACTGTGATACATACTGTCATACCCACTACAATGCACACTGTGATACACACTGTACTAAACAATgtagtacacactgtaatacacaCTTCTACCCACTGTGATAGGCATTATGATATGCACTACAATACACACTGCaatacacactaatacacacagcgatacgcacactgacacgcacTGAGATATGCTCTACAATACACACTACTACACATAGTGAtacacactacaatacacacCGTTCTAAACACTGTGCTACACCCGGTTTCAGAAACAGAGGACATCCCCTGGTTCCCCCAGAAGATCTCCGATCTGGATCTGTGTGCCAACCGGGTGCTGATGTACGGATCCGAGCTGGATGCAGACCACCCGGTACGTACCTCCACGTGGAGGGGCTCGGAGGGTAGCTCCACCATCTACACCCTTCCTTACCCCTAATACCTACCCTGCCTCATTATAATTAACAAGTGACTGACTTTTGGGATTTTTCTTTCACAGGGTTTCAAAGACAATCTGTATCGTCAGCGACGGAAATTTTTCGCTGATCTGGCCATGTGCTACAAACAGTAAGTAGCTAACCTTCAGCTGGCATCAGTGGGAAATGTGCAATATATGAAATAACTTGTTGATATCAGGATACACGTGACCATGTAGCACTCTACTATCATATTCCTTCTTCCCACCAAAGTCCTGTTTAATTTGAACACTCGTGTTCCCGTTCCAGCGGAGAACCGATCCCGCGCATCGAGttcacggaggaggaggtgcggaCGTGGGGGGTGGTGTTCAGGGAGCTCAACAAACTGTACCCCAGCCACGCCTGCAGAGAGTACCTGAATAACCTCCCCCTGCTGACCAAGTACTGCAACTACAGGGAGGACAACATCCCCCAGCTGGAGGACATCTCCCGCTTCCTCAAGGGTACGACTGGGAAGGTCCTACCGATAAATAGACAGGCCAGACCTGGGTTTAGGGTAGAGCACAAGGATTTAGACTAGTTTTCATAAACctataaatacatatacaacatatatatatgtatatatacatatatacatatatatatgtgttgggtacatttatttttaagtttAATATGCAAAATTGTGACTGCTATTGCAAAATAGAAACATAAACGTACATTGACGTACAACAGATTAAGAAAAAGTGGTTCCTGTTCTCTATGGATGTGAGAATATATTGCGTGTGTTGATGCCGGCccctgtgtgtgcgctgtgtgtgttactgttggcgtgtgcgtgtctctatGTGACgcgtgttgacgtgtgtgtgctgtgtgtttacgcgaatgcatctgtgtgtgtttacatgaatgtgtctgtgtgtttacgtgggtatgtctgtgtgtttacatgcgtgtgtctgagtgtgtttaggtgtgtgcgtctgagtgGGCCGTGATGcctgcccctgtgtgtgtgctgcgtgtGTTGAGTTCAATGTATGcgctgtgtgcgtctgtgtgttgacgtgtgtgcgtctgtgttgaCCTTTCTGCGCTGTGTGTTGACGcgtgtgcgctgtgtgtgttgaCGCGTGCGTCTGTGTTGACGCGTGCGTCTGTGTTGACTCGTATGTGTCCATGTTgacgtgtgcgtctgtctgtgttgatgtgtgtgcgtcagtgtttAAGCGTGCGCATCTGTATGTGTTgacgcgtgtgtctgtgtttaagggTGTGGATCTGTGTTAGTATGTGCGctgtgttgacgtgtgtgtccgtgtcccgTGCCCCAGAGCGCTCGGGGTTCACCATCCGGCCGGTGGCGGGGTACCTCTCCCCCAGGGACTTCCTGGCCGGCCTGGCCTTCAGGGTCTTCCACTGCACCCAGTACGTCCGGCACAGCGTGGACCCCCTGTACACCCCGGAGCCGTGAGTAACCACACACAcggggaggacacacacacacacagatatacaccaAACTAAACTGTAACAAGGTCAGAGAGCGCACGGAGGCCACAGTTCGTCTTCCCTCACTGGGAGCGTCTTTATTTGGAAGCGtagcaaaacaaaacagagactTGAAACTAAAATTGAAATTAACGTCCAGGAGAGTCCTCGCGTTCTGCGATCCGCGACCTGCGATCTTTGGTGGGGAACGcgttggatctctctctctctctgctccctggtctctccctactaaccacaaagcaggcacataaatacaaacactccctgagtgctgacacctgctcAGGTTCACACAGATACCAATTTCAAGTTTTgaatatatgatatatgatcccttgtgtgtgtgggcatgtgtgggtgcatgtgcgcgtgcgtgtgtttgcgtgtgcgtgtgtgtgtgtgtgtgactgtgtgtgtttgtctgtgtgtttgtgtgcgtttgtgtgtgtttttgtgtgtgtgccgtgtgtgtgtctgcccacAGAGACACGTGCCATGAGCTGCTGGGCCACGTCCCCCTGCTGGCCGAGCCGAGCTTCGCCCAGTTCTCCCAGGAAATCGGACTGGCCTCACTGGGGGCCTCCGACGAGGCTGTGCAGAAACTGGCCACGGTGCGGACCCCCCACTGATGACATCACTCACTGTCCACACTGTCCTCAACACTGTCCCCTCATTGGTCACTTTCCACTGTCTTCACTGCACACATCTTCTGAGCACTCTCCACTTATTGGTCACTGTACACTCATGGTTCACTCTACACTGTCTTCACTGCTCACTATCCTAAACACTTTACACTTTGTTCACTGCACACTCAGTCTAAAGTGTACACTATGCCCGAATGACTAACTTTACACAGTTTATACGCTAGACTCTTTACACTGTAGTTATCGTCAAGTGTGCACTTATTTTACACTGTACACTCTTTCTACACTGTACACTCTTTCTACACTGTACACTCTTTCTACACTGTACACTCTTTCTACACTGTACACtcgaataaaatgtatactctAATAAACTGTACACTGCACACTTTAATGAACTGTTCTTGACGGCTAAGGAGCCTGGGATGAAACCTTGTGCTAAATGACCTGCGACCAaacccacgcctcctcctcGGTCACTAACTTATGTCctgtgcccccctcctccctctcctgcagtGTTACTTCTTCACGGTGGAGTTCGGTCTCTGTAAACAGGAAGGCAGGCTGAGGGCGTACGGCGCCGGCCTGCTGTCCTCCATCAGCGAGCTGAAGGTGAGCCGCCTGAGACTCAGACCAGAGAGCACCGCCTAAACCAGTGAACAGACTGGGCTCACAGAGCACCAGTGAACAGACTGAGCGTACAGAGCATCGCACACAGCAGTGAACAGAAGGGCGTCTGCTGCCCTCTAAAGGTTGACGAGGGCCTCAGGATAAAACAAAGGCAGCTGAAGCTAATGTGCAGTTGAGGCTGAGTTTGGTACATTATGATTAAGCATCTGTATTGTTTAACTCCCCATCATTATAATACAATAATGGAGAAAGAAACAAATATATACTAATTATTATAAGCCACTGAAAAAGGGTAAATGAACAACTTTTCAtttcaatatataaatatacgaCTGAGCACAcatttataataatacaataatataatGAGTGTGTAATGGATGTTAACTGGTCGGGGTGGACTCTGTTTCTGCCTCAGCATGCGCTCTCTGAAAACGCTCACATCCTGACCTTCGACCCCGCGGTGACCTGCAACCAGGAGTGCATCATCACCACCTTCCAAGACGTATACTTTGTGTCCGAGAGCTTTGAGGAGGCCAAGGCGAAGATGAGGTGAGCAGCGTGCCTTCCAGATGGTGGTGACACCACGACACCCTGAAGAACTCAGAATGACCTTCACCTCACTGTCCTAGTGAAGCTCATGTGAGGTAGACCCAGGAGAGTCCGTAGCCTGCTACTCCTACCAAGGACTTTAGTTTCATCCAATCAGAAGGGGATCAGGGTTAAGATCAACCAATCAAAAGGAGATCTGGGTTTAgaacaaccaatcagaagaagATCAGTGTTTTGTTCAACCAATCAAAAGGAAAACAGTGTTTTGATCCCATTAGATCTCAACCAGCACCCGATGAAGATCCGGTTTGATCCAAACACGCCGTCTGGTTTCCAATATACTAGATCTTGTGTCAGAAAGACTTGAATAACGTCTCTCCCATATGGTCCCAtgtctggcacttaatgtacgcacttattgtgtgttgtaaatCTTTGCACATaaaatagtacttggcattgtgtatcatcttatcctagctgtctgtgttgtatacagggaatgggttaacctaatgattgttaaaggcacccagtgcaactttatgtaaacattcaatgaaaaataaacattcaatttctagtcttttttacacgtagtaagtttcaaaacttaaactccataccattacatatcgacattcaaggagcaaagacgagacgtcgttgtgtggtgagaactgatagaaaatcgtaaacaacaacaatcgccggtggggagaagccatttttccattgactggaagcctgctttatttattgtaggttacaaaaaataaagaaaatggcggcattgttgttgttatcgattttgtatcagttctcaccacacaacgacgtctcatctttgctgcttaaatgtcggtatgtaatggtatggagttattgaaacttactacgtgtaaaaaagactagaaattgaatgtttatttttaagcctcgaaagttgcactgggtgcctttaaagcttAGCACTTGGTTGATATATGATCCCTTACACTTATTGTAAGtatctttggataaaagcgtgtgCTAAACGCCCTATATGTAAttgttaatgtaaatgttaatgtgtCTCCTTAGGGAGTTTGCCAAGACGATCCGGCGGCCATTCACGGTGCGCTACAACCCGTACACGCAGAGCGTGGACGTGCTGAAGGACACCAGCAGCATCACCTCCGTGGTGGAGGACCTCCGGCACGAGCTGGACATCGTGGGCGACGCCCTGAACCGCCTCTCAGTGCACCACGGGgtctgaggggggcggggtc
It encodes:
- the LOC132472059 gene encoding tryptophan 5-hydroxylase 1-like — translated: MFPQKPEGPLPRRGRSFDSVNTGYEDKQIHNEINKVTFGKIEENKDNKTRSPSPDCPNSSAKGRAAIVFSLKNEVGGLVKALKLFQDKHVNLVHIESRKSKRRNSDFEIFVDCDSNNEQLKELTHLLRKHTNIVEMDPPDESAVLEEETEDIPWFPQKISDLDLCANRVLMYGSELDADHPGFKDNLYRQRRKFFADLAMCYKHGEPIPRIEFTEEEVRTWGVVFRELNKLYPSHACREYLNNLPLLTKYCNYREDNIPQLEDISRFLKERSGFTIRPVAGYLSPRDFLAGLAFRVFHCTQYVRHSVDPLYTPEPDTCHELLGHVPLLAEPSFAQFSQEIGLASLGASDEAVQKLATCYFFTVEFGLCKQEGRLRAYGAGLLSSISELKHALSENAHILTFDPAVTCNQECIITTFQDVYFVSESFEEAKAKMREFAKTIRRPFTVRYNPYTQSVDVLKDTSSITSVVEDLRHELDIVGDALNRLSVHHGV